One window of Ziziphus jujuba cultivar Dongzao chromosome 5, ASM3175591v1 genomic DNA carries:
- the LOC107421333 gene encoding uncharacterized protein LOC107421333 isoform X2 codes for MMSASREMPQMVGLLKEMKDGLDSVRTKVQALTAKVKANQLPTAEGLSYLEAKHLLLLNYCQSLVYYLLRKAKGYSIEGHPVVRSLVETRLFLEKIRPIDKKLQYQIQKLTKVTIGGTDNVGPSEKESDVPQKTEDLLKYRPNPDMLVSKTDMTSKDGVYKPPKFAPTSMEEDKISKQDRNAIRKEKNALRQARQSAYVREMLNDFEGRPEEIQETVGAESVELSRYMAKMEEQARREEELFMRAPVTKMDKKREKHLKKSRNGLLALTDSFYDEIKHLPLEDDETGDQKADFSNGRGGMGGKHKKQKRKH; via the exons ATGATGTCGGCTTCCAG AGAAATGCCTCAGATGGTTGGTTTGTTAAAAGAGATGAAGGATGGGTTAGATTCAGTGCGGACAAAAGTGCAGGCATTAACTGCGAAG GTTAAAGCAAATCAATTACCAACAGCAGAAGGGCTAAGCTATCTTGAAGCCAAACATTTACTGCTTCTAAACTATTGCCAGTCACTTGTATATTACTTGCTTCGCAAAGCTAAAGGGTATTCAATTGAGGGACATCCTGTTGTTCGAAGCCTTGTAGAGACTAGATTGTTTTTGGAAAAG ATTCGACCAATTGATAAGAAGCTCCAATACCAAATTCAGAAGCTCACAAAGGTTACCATAGGTGGAACAGATAATGTGGGTCCAAGTGAAAAGGAATCGGATGTACCTCAGAAGACAGAGGATTTGTTGAAATATCGGCCAAACCCTGATATGCTTGTTAGCAAAACAGATATGACTTCTAAG GATGGTGTATATAAACCCCCCAAATTTGCTCCTACATCAATGGAGGAAGATAAGATCTCAAAGCAGGACAGAAATGCAATAAGAAAGGAGAAAAATGCTCTACGACAAGCAAGGCAGAGTGCTTATGTGAGAGAAATGTTGAATGACTTTGAGGGTAGACCTGAAGAG ATTCAAGAAACCGTTGGAGCAGAAAGTGTTGAACTGTCCAGATATATGGCAAAGATGGAGGAACAAGCTCGGCGTGAAGAGGAGCTTTTTATGCGTGCTCCAGTTACAAAGATGgacaaaaagagagagaagcaCTTAAAGAAGTCGAGAAATGG GTTGCTTGCTTTGACAGACAGTTTCTATGACGAAATTAAACATTTACCGCTGGAAGATGATGAAACTGGTGATCAGAAGGCAGATTTTAGCAATGGTCGTGGTGGCATGGGAGGAAAACATAAGAAGCAGAAG AGGAAGCATTGA
- the LOC107421322 gene encoding kinesin-like protein KIN-14R: MAETNSTNTHCQSAQTLLNPISWSNNNVIIGPDNNDDADSADLALCVPGSRLVRTGFVHSTSSAGNTMLLVNAGGEAPMERRDLDIQVLNDRFFHGGDVLRTDENIAEGGSMPWIYQSARFGNFSYRFENIPPGEYLVDLHFAEIIYTNGPKGMRLFDVFMQEEKVLSELDIYSVVGANKALQLVDARVSVGGDGAIVIRFEGVNGSPIVSGICIKQSADFPDQVIGKREAEFRDLSSRYEHDKRQWNAVIEKLERQVKTMKQEHTLLSYEARKCADSIPELDKMVSAVQALVAQCDDLKLKFSVEQAKRKKLYNQIQEAKGNIRVFCRCRPMRKDELSARHATVVDFDAAQDGELGILTGGATKKIFRFDRVYTPKDNQVDVFADASPVVVSVLDGYNVCIFAYGQTGTGKTFTMEGPEQNRGVNYRTLEHLFKIAEERRETFIYDISVSVLEVYNEQIRDLLASSPASKKLEIRQASEGVHHVPGIVEAKAENISEVWSVLQAGSNARATGSNNVNEHSSRSHCMLCIMVRAKNLMNGECTKSKLWLVDLAGSERLAKTEVQSDRLKEAQNINRSLSALGDVISALATKNNHIPYRNSKLTHLLQDSLGGDSKTLMFVQISPSEQDLSETLSSLNFATRVRGVELGPARKQSDMGEVQKIKSMLDKVKQELRSKEDALCKLEETLHYLESKGKSKDQLFRTQQEKFIELQDQLDSKTKLCRQLEKQLLELSEETKGKEEICSSLQRKVKELENKLIEHGYAESMLLQKKAMQVEHENNLKERAQEFEHQSVILKQKVKELENKLKMKEEANEIHFLQKKVRELEGKLRQQEKEGEPLTFSVENLGATPCETRSWLRAETPLSTKRLNSSNQVMNQESDLLKGTDSLRELRRRREWQSKGIENNILLSKTPLPDRKILSTDSKIVKPVDPSRALARITRNTKPSSTASRVISNNKSYRDQVPGIKSKIWLR, translated from the exons atggcAGAGACAAATTCTACCAACACCCATTGCCAATCTGCACAAACCCTCCTCAACCCAATTTCTTGGTCCAACAACAACGTCATTATTGGCCCCGACAACAACGACGATGCAGATTCCGCCGATTTGGCTCTTTGCGTTCCGGGTTCGAGATTGGTTCGTACCGGCTTCGTGCATTCTACTTCCTCAG CAGGTAACACCATGTTGTTAGTGAATGCTGGAGGTGAGGCTCCAATGGAGAGAAGAGATTTGGATATTCAAGTTCTGAATGACAGGTTTTTCCATGGTGGTGATGTTCTGAGAACTGATGAAAACATAGCTGAGGGTGGCAGTATGCCATGGATTTATCAATCAGCACGATTTGGGAACTTCTCTTACCGATTTGAGAATATACCCCCTGGAGAGTATTTGGTTGATTTACATTTTGCAGAAATCATATACACAAATGGCCCTAAAGGAATGAGGTTATTTGATGTATTCATGCAGGAAGAAAAG GTGCTGTCTGAGCTTGATATTTATTCAGTTGTTGGAGCAAACAAGGCGCTGCAGCTGGTAGATGCTAGAGTTTCAGTAGGGGGGGATGGGGCAATTGTTATAAGGTTTGAAGGAGTTAATGGAAGTCCAATTGTTAGCGGAATTTGTATAAAGCAGTCAGCAGATTTTCCTG ATCAGGTTATTGGAAAAAGAGAAGCAGAGTTTAGAGACCTTTCTAGCAGATATGAACATGATAAGAGGCAATGGAATGCAGTCATTGAGAAATTAGAGAGACAAGTTAAG ACCATGAAGCAAGAGCATACTTTGCTTTCTTATGAAGCGCGCAAATGCGCTGATTCGATTCCTGAGCTGGATAAGATGGTCTCTGCAGTTCAAGCATTGG TTGCACAGTGTGATGATCTTAAATTGAAGTTCAGTGTGGAGCAGGCAAAGAGAAAGAAGCTTTATAACCAAATTCAGGAAGCAAAAG GGAACATCAGGGTGTTCTGCAGGTGTCGCCCAATGAGGAAAGATGAGTTATCAGCAAGACATGCAACAGTAGTAGATTTTGATGCAGCCCAGGATGGAGAGCTTGGGATACTTACAGGTGGCGCCACAAAGAAGATCTTCAGATTTGATCGGGTTTATACACCAAAAGATAATCAAG TTGATGTATTTGCGGATGCTTCACCTGTGGTAGTTTCGGTTCTAGATGGCTACAATGTTTGTATATTTGCATATGGGCAAACAGGGACAGGAAAGACTTTCACAATGGAAGGTCCTGAGCAGAACCGAGGAGTGAACTATAGGACCCTGGAACATCTCTTTAAAATTGCTGAGGAAAGAAGGGAAACTTTCATTTATGATATATCTGTTAGTGTGCTTGAAGTTTATAATGAGCAAATCAGGGACTTGCTGGCTTCCTCACCAGCCTCAAAGAA GTTGGAGATTAGGCAGGCTTCTGAAGGGGTTCATCATGTCCCTGGAATTGTTGAAGCTAAGGCAGAGAACATTTCAGAGGTCTGGAGTGTTCTGCAAGCTGGGAGCAATGCAAGAGCTACGGGATCAAACAACGTGAATGAGCATAGCAGCCGATCTCACTG CATGCTTTGCATAATGGTAAGAGCAAAGAATTTGATGAATGGTGAGTGTACCAAGAGCAAGCTTTGGCTTGTTGACCTGGCTGGCAGTGAGAGGCTAGCAAAAACTGAAGTGCAAAGTGATCGGCTTAAGGAAGCTCAAAACATTAATAGGTCTCTTTCGGCTCTTGGTGATGTGATTTCTGCATTGGCAACCAAAAACAACCACATCCCATACAG GAATTCAAAGCTCACACATCTTCTACAAGACTCTTTGG GGGGAGATTCTAAAACTCTGATGTTTGTCCAAATCAGCCCTTCAGAGCAGGATTTAAGTGAGACCTTAAGTTCATTAAACTTTGCTACTCGGGTTCGAGGGGTTGAGCTGGGTCCTGCAAGAAAGCAGTCTGATATGGGTGAAGTTCAAAAGATCAAATCGATG CTCGATAAAGTAAAACAAGAACTGAGATCCAAAGAAGATGCTTTATGCAAGTTAGAGGAGACCTTGCACTATCTAGAAAGTAAAGGAAAATCAAAGGATCAGCTTTTCAGAACTCAAcaagaaaaatttattgaacTCCAAGACCAGTTGGATTCCAAGACAAAGTTATGCAGACAGCTGGAAAAGCAGTTACTGGAACTCTCGGAGGAAACAAAGGGAAAGGAAGAAATTTGCTCAAGTCTTCAGCGAAAG gtAAAAGAGCTTGAGAACAAACTGATAGAACATGGGTATGCGGAGTCCATGCTACTTCAAAAGAAG GCCATGCAGGTTGAGCATGAGAACAACTTGAAAGAAAGGGCGCAAGAGTTTGAGCATCAGTCAGTGATACTTAAACAGAAG GTTAAGGAACTTGAAAACAAGCTGAAAATGAAAGAAGAGGCCAATGAAATTCACTTCCTTCAAAAAAAG GTGAGGGAGCTTGAAGGAAAACTTAGACAACAAGAAAAAGAGGGTGAACCACTAACATTTTCTGTTGAAAATCTAGGAGCAACCCCCTGTGAAACAAGATCTTGGCTTAGAGCGGAAACTCCTTTGAGTACAAAAAGGTTGAACTCTAGCAACCAAGTGATGAACCAGGAATCTGACTTGCTTAAAGGAACCGACTCTCTTCGTGAGTTAAGGAGAAGAAGAGAGTGGCAAAGCAAAGGGATTGAGAACAATATCTTATTGTCAAAAACTCCTTTGCCTGATAGGAAGATATTATCAACTGATTCAAAAATTGTAAAGCCTGTTGATCCATCAAGAGCATTGGCAAGGATTACAAGAAACACTAAGCCATCAAGTACTGCTTCAAGAGTGATCTCTAACAACAAAAGCTACAGAGATCAGGTTCCAGGAATCAAGTCAAAGATCTGGTTAAGATAA
- the LOC107421333 gene encoding uncharacterized protein LOC107421333 isoform X1: MMSASREMPQMVGLLKEMKDGLDSVRTKVQALTAKVKANQLPTAEGLSYLEAKHLLLLNYCQSLVYYLLRKAKGYSIEGHPVVRSLVETRLFLEKIRPIDKKLQYQIQKLTKVTIGGTDNVGPSEKESDVPQKTEDLLKYRPNPDMLVSKTDMTSKDGVYKPPKFAPTSMEEDKISKQDRNAIRKEKNALRQARQSAYVREMLNDFEGRPEEIQETVGAESVELSRYMAKMEEQARREEELFMRAPVTKMDKKREKHLKKSRNGLLALTDSFYDEIKHLPLEDDETGDQKADFSNGRGGMGGKHKKQKWVSSPALGLP; this comes from the exons ATGATGTCGGCTTCCAG AGAAATGCCTCAGATGGTTGGTTTGTTAAAAGAGATGAAGGATGGGTTAGATTCAGTGCGGACAAAAGTGCAGGCATTAACTGCGAAG GTTAAAGCAAATCAATTACCAACAGCAGAAGGGCTAAGCTATCTTGAAGCCAAACATTTACTGCTTCTAAACTATTGCCAGTCACTTGTATATTACTTGCTTCGCAAAGCTAAAGGGTATTCAATTGAGGGACATCCTGTTGTTCGAAGCCTTGTAGAGACTAGATTGTTTTTGGAAAAG ATTCGACCAATTGATAAGAAGCTCCAATACCAAATTCAGAAGCTCACAAAGGTTACCATAGGTGGAACAGATAATGTGGGTCCAAGTGAAAAGGAATCGGATGTACCTCAGAAGACAGAGGATTTGTTGAAATATCGGCCAAACCCTGATATGCTTGTTAGCAAAACAGATATGACTTCTAAG GATGGTGTATATAAACCCCCCAAATTTGCTCCTACATCAATGGAGGAAGATAAGATCTCAAAGCAGGACAGAAATGCAATAAGAAAGGAGAAAAATGCTCTACGACAAGCAAGGCAGAGTGCTTATGTGAGAGAAATGTTGAATGACTTTGAGGGTAGACCTGAAGAG ATTCAAGAAACCGTTGGAGCAGAAAGTGTTGAACTGTCCAGATATATGGCAAAGATGGAGGAACAAGCTCGGCGTGAAGAGGAGCTTTTTATGCGTGCTCCAGTTACAAAGATGgacaaaaagagagagaagcaCTTAAAGAAGTCGAGAAATGG GTTGCTTGCTTTGACAGACAGTTTCTATGACGAAATTAAACATTTACCGCTGGAAGATGATGAAACTGGTGATCAGAAGGCAGATTTTAGCAATGGTCGTGGTGGCATGGGAGGAAAACATAAGAAGCAGAAG TGGGTGAGTTCACCGGCCTTAGGACTgccatag
- the LOC107421325 gene encoding protein CLT2, chloroplastic isoform X2, which translates to MSLSTSLPMLQLLDDFPLKRSSKWSNPFLSPTLLMPFPREPRPSNVHLISNPPLVPKPNPRNLRTQTKISPRRRDIRAHISSTNPPTASSTTKHIVFGSVLTVAFATTNRVLYKLALVPMKNYPFFLAQFTTFGYVVIYFSILGMRYHAGIVTDEMLAQPKSRFVVIGVLEALGLATGMSAGAMLPGPAIPLLNQTFLVWQLIFSTFLLGRKYSFSQIAGCLLVATGVTVAVTSGSNSSKMLSGVEFVWPALMIASNAFQAGASIIKEYVFIDAGARLEALFVLLFLPLLSSMKGIPFAQLPSYLKSGAGCFLNIGTNSSDCNGAPLLPFLYVIINLIFNISLLHLVKVSSAVVTSLAVMLSVPISIYVLSLPLPYLPDGTTLSPFFLFGNMVLVLGLILYTIPQPTKQS; encoded by the exons ATGTCGTTGTCTACATCTCTTCCCATGCTGCAACTCCTCGACGACTTTCCACTCAAACGATCGTCGAAGTGGAGCAACCCATTTCTCTCTCCCACACTTTTAATGCCTTTCCCTCGCGAACCTCGACCCTCAAATGTCCACCTTATCTCAAACCCACCACTGGTTCCCAAGCCAAACCCCAGAAACCTCCGCACCCAAACCAAAATCTCACCGAGGCGTCGTGATATCAGAGCTCACATTTCGAGCACAAACCCACCCACAGCCTCCTCTACCACCAAACATATCGTCTTTGGCTCCGTCTTGACCGTTGCATTCGCCACCACTAATCGCGTGCTCTATAAGCTTGCTCTTGTTCCCATGAAAAATTACCCTTTCTTTTTGGCCCAATTCACAACTTTTGG GTACGTGGTTATATACTTTTCGATATTGGGTATGCGATACCATGCCGGGATAGTTACTGATGAAATGCTAGCGCAACCCAAATCTCGGTTTGTGGTTATTGGTGTCTTGGAAGCTCTTGGACTGGCTACTGGGATGTCCGCTGGAG CCATGCTACCTGGACCGGCTATTCCTTTATTGAATCAG ACATTTTTGGTATGGCAGCTGATTTTTTCAACATTTCTTTTGGGAAGGAAATATTCCTTTAGTCAAATAGCTGGCTGTTTACTTGTAGCCACAGGTGTAACGGTAGCTGTCACAAG TGGGTCAAATTCCAGTAAGATGCTATCTGGAGTTGAGTTTGTCTGGCCAGCATTAATGATAGCTTCAAATGCTTTTCAGGCTGGTGCATCGATTATCAAG GAATATGTATTTATTGATGCTGGAGCTCGCCTTGAG GCCCTTTTTGTCCTTCTTTTTCTACCTTTGTTGTCAAGCATGAAAGGAATTCCATTTGCCCAACTTCCTTCTTATCTAAAGAGTGGTGCTGGTTGCTTTCTAAACATTGGAACCAATTCATCAG ATTGTAACGGGGCTCCGTTGCTTCCATTCCTTTATGTAATTATCAATCTTATTTTCAACATATCCTTGCTCCATTTGGTAAAAGTGTCTTCTGCAGTTGTTACTTCTCTTGCTGTGATGTTGTCAG TGCCGATTTCGATTTATGTTCTTTCCCTTCCATTACCATATCTACCAGATGGTACTACTTTGagtccctttttcctcttcggCAATATGGTTCTTGTGTTGGGTCTTATCCTGTACACCATTCCTCAGCCTACCAAGCAAAGCTAA
- the LOC107421325 gene encoding protein CLT2, chloroplastic isoform X1, producing MSLSTSLPMLQLLDDFPLKRSSKWSNPFLSPTLLMPFPREPRPSNVHLISNPPLVPKPNPRNLRTQTKISPRRRDIRAHISSTNPPTASSTTKHIVFGSVLTVAFATTNRVLYKLALVPMKNYPFFLAQFTTFGYVVIYFSILGMRYHAGIVTDEMLAQPKSRFVVIGVLEALGLATGMSAGAMLPGPAIPLLNQTFLVWQLIFSTFLLGRKYSFSQIAGCLLVATGVTVAVTSGSNSSKMLSGVEFVWPALMIASNAFQAGASIIKEYVFIDAGARLEGKSLDIFVVNSFGSGFQALFVLLFLPLLSSMKGIPFAQLPSYLKSGAGCFLNIGTNSSDCNGAPLLPFLYVIINLIFNISLLHLVKVSSAVVTSLAVMLSVPISIYVLSLPLPYLPDGTTLSPFFLFGNMVLVLGLILYTIPQPTKQS from the exons ATGTCGTTGTCTACATCTCTTCCCATGCTGCAACTCCTCGACGACTTTCCACTCAAACGATCGTCGAAGTGGAGCAACCCATTTCTCTCTCCCACACTTTTAATGCCTTTCCCTCGCGAACCTCGACCCTCAAATGTCCACCTTATCTCAAACCCACCACTGGTTCCCAAGCCAAACCCCAGAAACCTCCGCACCCAAACCAAAATCTCACCGAGGCGTCGTGATATCAGAGCTCACATTTCGAGCACAAACCCACCCACAGCCTCCTCTACCACCAAACATATCGTCTTTGGCTCCGTCTTGACCGTTGCATTCGCCACCACTAATCGCGTGCTCTATAAGCTTGCTCTTGTTCCCATGAAAAATTACCCTTTCTTTTTGGCCCAATTCACAACTTTTGG GTACGTGGTTATATACTTTTCGATATTGGGTATGCGATACCATGCCGGGATAGTTACTGATGAAATGCTAGCGCAACCCAAATCTCGGTTTGTGGTTATTGGTGTCTTGGAAGCTCTTGGACTGGCTACTGGGATGTCCGCTGGAG CCATGCTACCTGGACCGGCTATTCCTTTATTGAATCAG ACATTTTTGGTATGGCAGCTGATTTTTTCAACATTTCTTTTGGGAAGGAAATATTCCTTTAGTCAAATAGCTGGCTGTTTACTTGTAGCCACAGGTGTAACGGTAGCTGTCACAAG TGGGTCAAATTCCAGTAAGATGCTATCTGGAGTTGAGTTTGTCTGGCCAGCATTAATGATAGCTTCAAATGCTTTTCAGGCTGGTGCATCGATTATCAAG GAATATGTATTTATTGATGCTGGAGCTCGCCTTGAG GGCAAGTCACTTGATATATTTGTTGTCAATTCTTTTGGATCTGGCTTTCAG GCCCTTTTTGTCCTTCTTTTTCTACCTTTGTTGTCAAGCATGAAAGGAATTCCATTTGCCCAACTTCCTTCTTATCTAAAGAGTGGTGCTGGTTGCTTTCTAAACATTGGAACCAATTCATCAG ATTGTAACGGGGCTCCGTTGCTTCCATTCCTTTATGTAATTATCAATCTTATTTTCAACATATCCTTGCTCCATTTGGTAAAAGTGTCTTCTGCAGTTGTTACTTCTCTTGCTGTGATGTTGTCAG TGCCGATTTCGATTTATGTTCTTTCCCTTCCATTACCATATCTACCAGATGGTACTACTTTGagtccctttttcctcttcggCAATATGGTTCTTGTGTTGGGTCTTATCCTGTACACCATTCCTCAGCCTACCAAGCAAAGCTAA